Proteins encoded by one window of Porphyrobacter sp. YT40:
- a CDS encoding acyl-CoA dehydrogenase family protein yields the protein MQAHDTQELAEIRRAVRQLCDGFPGEYWRAKDAAREYPAEFVDALTRAGFLAALIPAEHGGSGLSLEAACVIMEEIQASGCNGSSAHAQMYIMNTLLRYGSAEQKTRYLPRIASGELRLQAFGVSEPTSGTDTLSLKTRAMRDGDEYVINGQKIWTSRAEHSDLMLLLARTAPREEAASKTEGLSIFLVEMGEALKGGMTVKPIRTMMNHSSCEVFFDDLRIPASALVGEEGKGFRYILSGMNAERILIAAECIGDAKWFIEKATGYAKDRSVFARPIGQNQGVQFPIARCYAQMRAAELMVHHAARVYDEGGNPGEEANMAKLLASEASWAAADMCVQTFGGFGFAEEYDVERKFREARLYTVAPISTNLILSYLAEHVLGLPRSY from the coding sequence ATGCAAGCGCACGACACCCAGGAACTCGCCGAAATCCGCCGCGCGGTGCGGCAGCTGTGCGACGGTTTTCCGGGCGAATACTGGCGCGCGAAGGATGCCGCGCGGGAATATCCGGCGGAATTCGTCGACGCGCTGACCCGTGCCGGGTTCCTCGCCGCGCTGATCCCGGCAGAGCATGGCGGCAGCGGTCTGAGCCTCGAAGCGGCCTGCGTGATTATGGAGGAAATCCAGGCTTCGGGCTGCAACGGCTCCAGCGCCCATGCGCAGATGTACATCATGAACACGCTGCTGCGTTACGGGTCGGCGGAGCAGAAGACGCGCTATCTGCCGCGCATCGCCAGCGGGGAATTGCGGCTTCAGGCTTTCGGCGTCTCCGAACCGACCAGCGGCACCGATACGCTCAGCCTCAAGACCCGCGCCATGCGCGATGGCGACGAATACGTCATCAACGGCCAGAAGATCTGGACCAGCCGCGCCGAACATTCCGACCTGATGCTGCTCCTCGCCCGCACCGCCCCGCGCGAGGAAGCGGCGAGCAAGACCGAGGGGCTCTCGATCTTCCTCGTCGAGATGGGCGAGGCGCTGAAAGGCGGCATGACTGTCAAGCCGATCCGCACGATGATGAACCACTCGAGCTGCGAGGTATTCTTCGACGATCTGCGCATCCCGGCTTCGGCGCTGGTGGGCGAGGAGGGGAAGGGCTTTCGCTACATCCTGTCGGGCATGAATGCCGAGCGCATCCTGATCGCAGCGGAATGCATCGGGGACGCCAAGTGGTTCATCGAGAAGGCGACCGGCTACGCCAAGGACCGCAGCGTCTTCGCGCGGCCCATCGGACAGAATCAGGGCGTGCAGTTTCCGATCGCGCGCTGCTACGCCCAGATGCGCGCTGCTGAACTGATGGTCCACCACGCCGCGCGGGTCTATGACGAGGGCGGTAATCCCGGCGAGGAGGCTAATATGGCCAAGTTGCTCGCATCGGAGGCCAGCTGGGCGGCGGCGGACATGTGCGTGCAGACCTTCGGCGGCTTCGGCTTTGCTGAGGAATATGATGTCGAGCGCAAGTTCCGCGAAGCGCGGCTCTATACCGTCGCGCCGATCTCGACCAATCTGATCCTCTCCTACCTCGCCGAGCACGTGCTGGGCCTGCCGCGCAGCTACTGA
- a CDS encoding carbon-nitrogen hydrolase family protein translates to MTRIAVLQMTSGIDPEANCATIADAARAAAGEGAAMMFTPEMSLLLDRDRKRAAAHIVSQDRSPFVPRLAALAQETGVTIALGSMAVRHEAGEKSANRSMLFAPGACAPVTYDKIHMFDVDLASGESWRESNAYAAGQAVVSVEDTPIGRLGLAVCYDIRFPALFEALGNRRCDAIAVPAAFTRPTGAAHWHVMLRARAIEAQAFVIAAAQVGRHEDGRETYGHSLVVDPWGEVLLDMGGEAPGLGFCDIDLGRITEVRAQVPALANRREIAKS, encoded by the coding sequence ATGACCCGGATAGCGGTGCTCCAGATGACCTCGGGGATCGATCCCGAGGCCAATTGCGCGACCATCGCCGACGCCGCCCGCGCGGCGGCGGGCGAGGGGGCGGCGATGATGTTCACCCCCGAAATGTCGCTGCTGCTCGACCGCGACCGCAAGCGCGCCGCGGCGCATATCGTTTCGCAGGATCGGTCGCCCTTCGTACCCCGCCTTGCCGCGCTGGCGCAGGAAACAGGAGTCACGATCGCGCTCGGATCGATGGCGGTCAGGCACGAGGCGGGGGAAAAGAGCGCCAACCGCTCGATGCTGTTCGCGCCGGGAGCTTGCGCCCCCGTCACTTACGACAAGATCCACATGTTCGACGTCGACCTCGCCAGCGGCGAAAGCTGGCGGGAGAGCAATGCTTACGCGGCAGGCCAAGCGGTGGTCAGCGTGGAGGATACGCCGATCGGCAGGCTCGGCCTTGCGGTCTGCTATGACATCCGCTTTCCCGCCCTGTTCGAGGCCCTTGGCAACCGCCGCTGCGATGCGATCGCGGTGCCGGCTGCCTTCACCCGGCCCACCGGCGCGGCGCATTGGCACGTAATGCTGCGTGCCCGCGCGATCGAGGCGCAGGCCTTCGTCATTGCCGCCGCGCAAGTCGGCCGGCACGAGGACGGGCGCGAGACCTATGGCCACTCGCTGGTCGTCGATCCGTGGGGCGAAGTGCTGCTCGACATGGGCGGGGAAGCGCCGGGCCTCGGCTTTTGCGACATTGACCTCGGCCGCATTACCGAGGTGCGCGCGCAGGTTCCCGCTCTTGCCAACCGGCGGGAAATCGCCAAATCCTGA
- a CDS encoding septum formation initiator family protein, which yields MRRPGTDNRLKRVVALCGLLLLAGYAVAGPTGLLAWSENAAALQQREAEIAQLTAKRDALRNRVMLLDPEAADPDLASELVRDQLGVMREDEVVITLEDE from the coding sequence ATGCGCAGACCGGGAACGGACAACAGGCTCAAGCGAGTGGTGGCCCTGTGCGGCTTGCTGCTGCTGGCGGGCTATGCCGTGGCCGGGCCGACCGGTTTGCTCGCCTGGAGCGAAAATGCGGCCGCGCTCCAGCAGCGCGAGGCCGAGATCGCCCAGCTGACGGCCAAGCGCGATGCGCTGCGCAACCGCGTGATGCTGCTCGATCCCGAGGCGGCCGACCCCGATCTGGCGAGCGAGCTGGTGCGCGATCAGCTGGGCGTGATGCGCGAAGACGAAGTCGTCATCACGCTCGAGGACGAGTGA
- a CDS encoding Hsp20 family protein, with translation MSRFDFTPYRRSTVGFDRLFDLLENQARLNAGDNYPPFNISRRGEDNYRITLAVAGFRAADIDITAQQNLLVVQGRKRDEAEDGQELIHVGIANRGFERRFELADFVRVERADLADGLLIIDLVREVPDAMKPRKIAIGGTAALTAVPSDNDDAASAA, from the coding sequence ATGTCACGTTTCGATTTCACCCCCTACCGCCGCTCCACCGTGGGTTTCGATCGCCTGTTCGACCTGCTCGAAAATCAGGCGCGGCTCAACGCGGGCGACAATTACCCCCCGTTCAACATCTCGCGCCGGGGCGAGGACAATTACCGCATCACGCTCGCCGTGGCCGGCTTCCGCGCCGCCGATATCGACATCACCGCGCAGCAGAACCTGCTGGTGGTGCAGGGTCGCAAGCGCGACGAGGCCGAAGACGGGCAGGAGCTGATTCATGTCGGCATCGCCAACCGCGGGTTCGAACGCCGTTTCGAGCTGGCCGATTTCGTCCGGGTCGAGCGCGCCGATCTCGCCGATGGGCTGCTGATCATCGATCTGGTGCGCGAAGTGCCCGACGCGATGAAGCCGCGCAAGATTGCAATCGGCGGCACTGCGGCGCTGACTGCCGTGCCCTCGGACAACGACGACGCCGCAAGCGCGGCCTGA
- a CDS encoding DUF1178 family protein — MIVYDLACHEGHRFEGWFGSSADYEDQRARGLLACPHCGASDVTKAPMAPAVPAKGNSRQEVLPPETRPPEPRAMANTPMPAEVQKALAALAKAQAEALKNSTWVGDRFAEETRKMHYGEREEAPIHGQASLAEAKALVEEGVPVAPLPFPVAPPEKLN; from the coding sequence ATGATCGTCTACGACCTTGCCTGCCATGAAGGCCACCGCTTCGAAGGGTGGTTCGGTTCCTCGGCCGATTACGAGGACCAGCGTGCGCGCGGCTTGCTGGCTTGCCCGCATTGCGGCGCTTCCGACGTGACCAAGGCGCCGATGGCGCCCGCGGTTCCCGCCAAAGGCAACAGCCGGCAGGAGGTGCTCCCGCCCGAGACCCGGCCGCCGGAACCGAGGGCAATGGCCAACACGCCGATGCCGGCCGAGGTGCAAAAGGCGCTTGCCGCACTTGCCAAGGCGCAGGCCGAAGCGCTGAAGAACTCCACTTGGGTCGGCGACAGGTTCGCCGAGGAAACCCGCAAGATGCATTACGGCGAGCGCGAAGAGGCCCCGATCCACGGGCAGGCGAGCCTCGCCGAAGCCAAGGCGCTGGTCGAGGAAGGCGTGCCGGTTGCTCCGCTGCCGTTTCCGGTTGCGCCGCCCGAAAAGTTGAATTGA
- the grxC gene encoding glutaredoxin 3 has translation MAAPQIDIYTKFACPFCVRAKRLLSQKGAEFTEHDITMGGPKREEMLARAPNAMTVPQIFIGDVHVGGSDDLAALEAAGKLDALLAG, from the coding sequence ATGGCCGCACCGCAGATCGACATCTACACCAAGTTCGCCTGCCCCTTCTGTGTGCGCGCCAAGCGCCTGCTGAGTCAGAAGGGCGCGGAATTCACCGAGCATGACATCACGATGGGTGGGCCCAAGCGCGAGGAAATGCTCGCGCGCGCGCCCAACGCGATGACCGTGCCGCAGATCTTCATCGGCGATGTCCACGTAGGCGGCAGCGACGATCTCGCCGCGCTCGAGGCTGCGGGCAAGCTCGACGCGCTTCTGGCAGGCTGA
- a CDS encoding MFS transporter, producing MSPPSPAQSAEPARLTRSQEWALTLTIAVVTANAYYIHPIIGEVARGFGVGEAEIGLVPALNQLALALGILLLLPLGDFISNRKLCLVFVAAQTVCLGGMVLAPDLLLFTAASTLLGFVTIAPYLIPAYASKRIAPERLGLVTAQLTAAVIFGILVARVGAGIVAAYADWHTVYIAAFALMVAVTALLPLAMRSEPPAAKRAEAGYGTVIASVFRLAAKHPDTQISAAIQGLNFGIFTASWLALALHLTSAELGYGTDDVGLLAGVAAISVFTTPRLGRWADRVGARKARLAAAVVQLGGIALFYPLGFSIWGLLVPLFIVNMVGPTIDVTGRMTLFTLAPEIRTRLTTSYIMAMFIGGAIGSAAGTAIYDWAGWGGTCALMMAMSGCVLALSFHAERRWRAVGSVNPA from the coding sequence ATGTCTCCGCCCTCCCCTGCCCAGTCTGCCGAACCTGCCCGCCTCACCCGTTCGCAGGAATGGGCGCTGACCCTGACGATCGCGGTGGTGACGGCCAATGCCTATTACATCCACCCCATTATCGGCGAGGTCGCGCGCGGGTTCGGCGTGGGCGAGGCCGAGATCGGGCTGGTTCCGGCACTCAACCAGCTGGCGCTCGCGCTCGGCATCCTGCTGCTGCTGCCGCTGGGTGACTTCATCTCCAACCGCAAGCTGTGCCTCGTCTTCGTGGCCGCACAAACCGTGTGCCTTGGCGGAATGGTGCTCGCGCCCGATCTGTTGCTGTTCACCGCCGCTTCGACGCTGCTCGGCTTCGTGACGATCGCGCCCTATCTGATCCCGGCCTACGCCTCCAAGCGCATCGCGCCCGAGCGGCTGGGGCTCGTCACCGCGCAGCTTACCGCGGCGGTGATCTTCGGCATTCTGGTGGCGCGGGTCGGCGCGGGCATCGTCGCCGCCTATGCCGACTGGCACACGGTCTACATCGCCGCCTTCGCGCTGATGGTGGCGGTGACGGCGCTGCTGCCGCTCGCCATGCGTAGCGAGCCGCCTGCGGCCAAGCGCGCAGAGGCCGGCTACGGCACGGTTATCGCATCGGTGTTCCGGCTCGCCGCGAAGCATCCCGACACGCAGATCTCCGCCGCGATACAGGGCCTCAACTTCGGCATTTTCACCGCCAGCTGGCTGGCGCTCGCACTGCACCTGACGAGCGCAGAGCTTGGCTATGGCACCGACGATGTGGGGCTGTTGGCGGGAGTCGCGGCGATCAGCGTCTTCACCACGCCGAGGCTCGGTCGCTGGGCCGACAGGGTGGGCGCGCGCAAGGCGCGTTTGGCAGCGGCGGTGGTGCAATTGGGCGGCATTGCGCTGTTCTACCCGCTCGGCTTCAGCATCTGGGGGCTGCTGGTGCCGCTGTTCATCGTCAACATGGTGGGGCCGACGATCGACGTGACGGGGCGCATGACGCTGTTCACCCTCGCCCCCGAGATCCGCACCCGGCTGACCACCTCCTATATCATGGCGATGTTTATCGGCGGGGCGATCGGCAGCGCGGCGGGAACGGCGATCTATGACTGGGCCGGATGGGGCGGCACCTGCGCGCTGATGATGGCGATGTCGGGCTGCGTGCTGGCGCTGTCCTTCCATGCCGAGCGGCGCTGGCGAGCAGTTGGCAGTGTCAATCCAGCATGA